One stretch of Paucidesulfovibrio gracilis DSM 16080 DNA includes these proteins:
- the amrB gene encoding AmmeMemoRadiSam system protein B, with product MTMKREPIVAGQFYPADPGILEREVRGYLSQADVSETAEGRTLLAMVPHAGYMFSGGVCGRTLGEARLPRTIVLLGPNHTGLGERMAVWGQGQWELPGGGIPIAESLAQSMVAQVPGCTFDPLAHKREHSLEVVLPFLRCLHPEIQVVPVAVSEPSPESLVSAGRVLGELLAAWEEPVSLVVSSDMSHYVSEKRAHELDRMAIDALRSLEPGLLYETVRRERITMCGVLPMTMGLAAVVTMGAKSARLVSYATSAEVTQDVEQVVGYAGILMD from the coding sequence ATGACAATGAAGCGAGAGCCGATTGTTGCAGGACAGTTTTATCCGGCCGATCCTGGAATCCTGGAACGCGAGGTGCGTGGCTATTTATCCCAGGCCGATGTGTCCGAGACCGCGGAGGGACGGACGTTGCTGGCCATGGTGCCGCATGCGGGCTACATGTTCTCCGGGGGCGTCTGCGGACGGACATTGGGCGAGGCGCGTCTGCCCCGTACCATTGTGTTGCTCGGACCGAACCATACCGGCCTGGGGGAGCGCATGGCTGTGTGGGGGCAAGGGCAGTGGGAACTGCCCGGGGGCGGGATACCCATAGCGGAATCCCTGGCGCAGTCCATGGTGGCCCAGGTGCCGGGATGCACGTTCGATCCGCTGGCGCATAAACGGGAACATTCCTTGGAAGTGGTGCTGCCGTTCCTACGCTGCCTGCATCCGGAAATTCAGGTTGTTCCCGTGGCTGTTTCGGAGCCTTCACCGGAAAGTCTTGTGTCTGCGGGGCGGGTTTTGGGAGAATTGCTGGCCGCCTGGGAGGAACCGGTTTCCTTGGTCGTCAGCTCGGACATGAGCCATTATGTTTCTGAAAAGCGGGCTCATGAGTTGGATCGCATGGCCATTGACGCTCTGCGTTCGCTGGAGCCAGGCCTGCTATATGAAACCGTGCGCCGGGAGCGAATCACCATGTGCGGTGTGTTGCCCATGACCATGGGGCTGGCGGCCGTCGTGACCATGGGAGCGAAATCGGCCCGATTGGTGAGCTATGCCACGTCTGCCGAGGTGACGCAGGACGTGGAGCAGGTGGTGGGCTACGCCGGAATTCTTATGGATTGA
- the pnp gene encoding polyribonucleotide nucleotidyltransferase, with protein MLKPFDKTSLTAKVGNIEITLESGRLANQASGAVTIQSGNTVVLVTAVNQPLAEDRGFFPLTCNYQEMLYAAGRVPGNYFRREVGRPSERETLVSRLIDRPVRPLFQKGFRDEVQVIATVLSAGKKTNPDVLALTGASAALHLSPMPFLGPVVGARVGYVNKEFVLYPTYQGMEENNDLNLIFAATRDAVVMVEGGANFLSESIIADALEWGHEQIKPLFDLQDALREKVGKPKQEVVEPQEDEEVSSFVEELVSDELKTALTTPEKMARKAAKDAVKTKVKDAGAEKWAEQPEKVKAIGDVLSKLEKKIVRRRIVEEGKRIDGRDLTTVRPLSIEVGLLPMTHGSALFRRGETSACCVATLGSSRDEQRIETLTGELNKDFMLHYNFPPYCVGEARMLRGPSRREIGHGALAERAISPVLPGDEFPFTVRVVSEIMESNGSSSMASVCGATMALMDAGVPINAPVAGIAMGLCKEDDEYYVLTDILGDEDALGDMDFKCAGTAEGVTAIQMDIKITGIPSDVLRRALKQAREARLHILEHMQECLEKPREELSAYAPQMAELTINPEKIRSVIGPGGKNIKAITAETQADIDIEDSGKVMIFAPNQASLEKAREMVQYYDQTPVPGRNYVGTVRKVLEVGALVEILPGVEGMLHVSQIDVERVENVSDVVQLGQEVTVKVIELEAGGRIRLSRKAWLMEQAGQEVNIEDFKRPGGGRDRRGGGRNDRGGRDNRGGRDNRGGGRRR; from the coding sequence ATGCTCAAACCTTTTGACAAAACCAGCCTGACCGCCAAGGTGGGCAACATCGAAATCACCTTGGAATCCGGGCGCCTGGCCAACCAAGCCAGCGGCGCGGTCACCATCCAGTCCGGCAACACCGTGGTGCTCGTCACCGCCGTGAACCAGCCCCTGGCCGAAGACCGTGGATTCTTCCCCCTGACCTGCAACTATCAGGAAATGCTCTACGCCGCCGGACGCGTGCCGGGCAACTACTTCCGCCGTGAAGTGGGACGCCCGTCCGAGCGGGAAACGCTGGTTTCCCGTCTCATTGACCGCCCGGTCCGCCCACTGTTCCAAAAGGGCTTCCGCGACGAAGTCCAGGTCATCGCCACCGTGCTTTCCGCCGGAAAGAAGACCAACCCGGACGTACTTGCTCTGACAGGTGCCTCCGCAGCGCTGCACCTTTCCCCCATGCCCTTCCTCGGCCCCGTCGTGGGTGCGCGCGTGGGCTATGTGAACAAGGAATTCGTGCTCTATCCCACCTACCAGGGTATGGAAGAAAATAACGACCTGAACCTCATTTTCGCGGCCACCCGTGATGCCGTGGTCATGGTTGAAGGCGGAGCCAACTTCCTTTCCGAATCCATCATTGCCGACGCCCTGGAATGGGGACACGAGCAAATCAAGCCCTTGTTCGACCTGCAGGACGCTCTGCGGGAGAAAGTGGGCAAGCCCAAGCAGGAAGTGGTCGAACCGCAGGAAGACGAAGAGGTCTCCTCTTTCGTGGAAGAGCTGGTCTCCGACGAACTGAAGACCGCGTTGACCACGCCGGAAAAGATGGCCCGCAAGGCTGCCAAGGACGCGGTCAAGACCAAGGTCAAGGATGCCGGTGCCGAAAAATGGGCCGAGCAGCCCGAAAAGGTCAAGGCCATTGGCGACGTGCTGTCCAAACTTGAAAAGAAGATCGTCCGCCGCCGCATTGTGGAAGAAGGCAAACGCATCGACGGTCGCGACCTGACCACGGTGCGCCCCCTCTCCATTGAAGTCGGACTGCTGCCTATGACCCACGGCTCGGCTTTGTTCCGCCGCGGCGAAACCAGCGCCTGCTGCGTGGCCACCCTGGGTTCCTCCCGCGACGAACAGCGCATCGAGACCCTGACCGGCGAACTCAACAAAGACTTCATGCTGCATTATAACTTCCCGCCGTATTGCGTGGGTGAGGCCCGCATGCTGCGCGGTCCCAGCCGTCGCGAAATCGGCCACGGCGCCCTGGCCGAGCGGGCCATCAGCCCGGTGTTGCCGGGTGATGAATTCCCCTTCACAGTGCGTGTGGTTTCCGAAATCATGGAATCCAACGGTTCGTCCTCCATGGCTTCCGTCTGCGGTGCCACCATGGCCCTGATGGACGCCGGCGTGCCCATCAACGCTCCCGTGGCCGGCATTGCCATGGGCCTGTGCAAGGAAGACGATGAATATTACGTGCTCACGGATATTCTCGGCGACGAGGACGCCCTGGGCGATATGGACTTCAAATGCGCGGGTACCGCGGAAGGCGTGACCGCGATCCAGATGGACATCAAGATCACCGGCATTCCTTCGGACGTGCTGCGCCGCGCTCTGAAGCAGGCCCGGGAAGCCCGTCTGCACATCCTGGAACACATGCAGGAATGCCTGGAGAAGCCCCGTGAGGAGCTTTCCGCCTACGCCCCGCAGATGGCCGAATTGACCATCAATCCCGAGAAAATCCGCTCGGTCATCGGACCCGGCGGCAAGAACATCAAAGCCATCACCGCCGAGACCCAGGCCGATATCGACATCGAGGATTCCGGCAAGGTGATGATCTTCGCCCCTAACCAGGCTTCCCTGGAAAAGGCTCGCGAGATGGTCCAATACTACGACCAGACCCCGGTGCCGGGCCGCAACTATGTGGGTACGGTGCGCAAGGTCTTGGAAGTGGGCGCCTTGGTGGAAATCCTGCCCGGTGTGGAGGGCATGCTGCACGTTTCCCAGATCGACGTGGAACGTGTGGAAAATGTCTCCGACGTGGTGCAGCTTGGCCAGGAAGTGACCGTCAAGGTCATCGAACTGGAAGCGGGCGGCCGTATTCGCCTGTCCCGCAAGGCCTGGCTCATGGAGCAGGCTGGACAGGAAGTCAACATCGAGGACTTCAAGCGTCCCGGCGGCGGTCGTGATCGCCGAGGTGGTGGACGAAATGACCGCGGCGGCCGCGACAATCGCGGAGGTCGCGACAACCGCGGCGGCGGACGTCGGCGCTAA
- the rpsO gene encoding 30S ribosomal protein S15, which produces MVLDTQDKNKIIEEYKRHEGDTGSPEVQVALLTERINYLTDHFKVHKKDFHSRTGLLKLVGQRRKLLKYLANKDIQRYRDLIQRLGLRK; this is translated from the coding sequence GTGGTACTGGATACGCAAGACAAAAACAAAATCATTGAAGAGTACAAGCGTCACGAAGGTGACACTGGTTCTCCTGAGGTGCAGGTTGCTCTGCTCACCGAGCGGATCAACTACCTCACCGATCACTTCAAGGTCCACAAGAAGGACTTCCACTCCCGCACGGGCCTCTTGAAGCTCGTCGGTCAGCGCCGCAAGCTGCTGAAGTACCTTGCCAACAAGGACATCCAGCGCTACCGCGATCTGATCCAGCGTCTGGGTCTGCGCAAGTAG
- the truB gene encoding tRNA pseudouridine(55) synthase TruB, whose protein sequence is MGRKPKRDPRQRDGVLVLHKPSGPTSAGCLTDIKRQLGQRKIGHAGTLDPLAEGVLLVLLGQGTKLAPYLSEDSKTYSGEFRLGICTDTFDIQGKIIQETNVDVTPDQVREAVDAWQDLTEQDVPAYSAAKHNGKPLYSLARAGEEVPVKTKPVTIHAAELLDVTLPVAKFRVRCSTGTYVRSLVHSLGKRLGCGATLTALLREESRPFGLHQAHGLDDVLNDPEHFPEKVIPMAEALPHWPRHRLTPPMAELVKNGTWLPVADAPDQLLGGSPGDQALLLDNEGGPLALVEAKIQNGQLKWAILRGLWA, encoded by the coding sequence ATGGGCAGGAAACCAAAACGTGATCCACGCCAACGCGACGGCGTGCTTGTGCTGCATAAACCCTCGGGTCCGACTTCAGCCGGTTGCCTTACGGACATCAAGCGTCAGCTCGGACAACGAAAAATCGGCCATGCCGGGACACTGGATCCACTGGCCGAAGGCGTTTTGCTGGTTCTCCTTGGGCAGGGTACCAAACTGGCCCCCTATTTGAGCGAGGATTCCAAAACCTATTCCGGTGAATTTCGTCTGGGAATTTGTACCGATACATTCGACATCCAAGGAAAAATCATCCAGGAAACGAATGTGGACGTCACCCCGGACCAGGTCCGCGAGGCAGTCGACGCCTGGCAGGACTTGACAGAACAGGATGTTCCCGCCTATTCGGCGGCTAAACATAACGGCAAGCCGCTTTACTCGCTCGCACGTGCGGGCGAGGAGGTTCCGGTCAAAACAAAACCGGTAACCATTCATGCGGCTGAATTGCTGGACGTCACCCTCCCCGTGGCGAAATTCCGCGTCAGGTGCTCTACCGGCACCTATGTACGATCCCTGGTCCACAGCTTGGGGAAACGACTTGGATGCGGAGCCACGCTCACGGCCCTTCTCCGGGAGGAGAGCCGCCCCTTCGGGTTGCACCAGGCCCATGGCCTGGACGACGTTCTGAATGATCCGGAACATTTTCCGGAAAAGGTCATTCCCATGGCCGAGGCGCTTCCACATTGGCCCCGGCACCGACTGACCCCGCCCATGGCGGAACTGGTCAAAAACGGTACCTGGTTGCCCGTGGCCGACGCCCCGGACCAACTCCTGGGAGGATCCCCCGGGGATCAAGCGCTGCTGCTCGACAACGAGGGCGGTCCCCTGGCTCTGGTGGAAGCCAAAATTCAGAACGGACAACTCAAATGGGCCATCCTTCGCGGTCTCTGGGCCTGA
- a CDS encoding DHH family phosphoesterase, whose translation MPTPAHKIADLLREQDDFLISAHVNPDGDAIGSTAALGWILQALGKRFTLYNASGLPRAFDWVQLPAPVTTELPNPLPAWSLVVDCGAKNRVGTALDAALIPERTVNIDHHISNPEFGTLNWVDIDYPAVGAMIAEIAHALDLELAGPLGEAVYLAVATDTGFFTYGSTKPKTLELAADLYRAGVKPGEINPKIINQWTPQRLKLLSAVIATLEMHLDGRMGLVVADLETQRRTGTSTEDCDGLVNFVRQLRGVRVSAILREDEPEYWKFSLRSNGDDDIQGVAALLGGGGHKNAAGGNLRGSLEHVTRTLVDSIDQVLQGLAE comes from the coding sequence ATGCCCACTCCGGCCCACAAGATAGCTGATCTGCTTCGGGAACAGGACGACTTCCTGATCTCCGCCCACGTCAATCCTGACGGTGATGCCATCGGCAGCACCGCGGCCCTGGGCTGGATTCTGCAAGCCCTGGGCAAGCGTTTCACCCTGTATAACGCTTCGGGATTGCCTCGCGCCTTTGACTGGGTGCAGCTACCGGCTCCCGTTACCACGGAACTGCCGAACCCGCTTCCGGCATGGTCGCTGGTGGTGGACTGCGGGGCAAAAAACCGGGTCGGTACAGCCCTGGACGCTGCCTTGATCCCGGAACGCACGGTGAACATCGACCACCACATCAGCAATCCGGAATTCGGCACGTTGAATTGGGTGGATATCGACTACCCCGCAGTGGGAGCCATGATTGCAGAAATCGCCCACGCTTTGGATCTGGAGCTTGCAGGCCCGCTGGGAGAAGCGGTCTACCTGGCCGTGGCCACGGATACAGGATTCTTCACCTACGGCAGCACCAAGCCCAAAACCCTGGAGCTTGCCGCTGACCTGTATCGGGCCGGAGTCAAGCCCGGTGAAATCAACCCCAAAATCATCAACCAGTGGACTCCGCAACGGTTGAAACTTCTCTCCGCCGTCATCGCCACCCTGGAAATGCACCTTGACGGCCGCATGGGTCTCGTGGTTGCGGACCTGGAAACACAACGCCGCACCGGCACAAGTACCGAGGACTGCGATGGCCTGGTCAATTTCGTCCGCCAGCTACGCGGTGTGCGCGTTTCCGCCATCCTGCGCGAGGACGAACCGGAGTACTGGAAATTCAGCCTGCGATCCAACGGCGACGACGACATTCAGGGGGTTGCCGCCCTGCTCGGCGGCGGAGGCCATAAAAACGCTGCCGGCGGAAACCTGCGCGGCTCTCTTGAACACGTGACCCGAACGCTTGTGGACAGCATCGATCAGGTCTTGCAAGGGCTGGCGGAATAG
- the rbfA gene encoding 30S ribosome-binding factor RbfA, which yields MKTTSSRRSIRLADQIQREIGTLLVEDVQDPRLDMVTISGVRMNRDLRIAEALYTMSGDSEREAEVQSALEHAAGFLRSKLGRRLKLKFVPELRFARDTFLEDMVYAHSGPQDS from the coding sequence ATGAAAACTACCTCTTCCCGCCGGTCCATCCGGCTGGCCGACCAAATCCAACGCGAAATCGGTACCCTCCTTGTAGAGGACGTGCAGGATCCGCGTCTGGACATGGTCACCATCAGCGGCGTGCGCATGAACCGCGACCTGCGCATTGCCGAGGCGCTCTACACCATGAGCGGCGACTCGGAACGTGAAGCCGAGGTGCAAAGCGCACTCGAACACGCGGCCGGATTCCTGCGCTCCAAGCTGGGTCGCCGTCTGAAGCTCAAATTTGTTCCGGAACTGCGCTTTGCGCGTGATACCTTTCTTGAGGACATGGTCTATGCCCACTCCGGCCCACAAGATAGCTGA
- a CDS encoding DUF503 domain-containing protein has product MIIGVLSLEFLLHGNNSLKGKRKVALSLKQKIRNKFNVAVSEVEAQDVHGRLVLAVVTVANETRKVESRLAKTLAMVEAISPAELVRCETEVFSGE; this is encoded by the coding sequence ATGATTATCGGCGTACTCAGCCTGGAATTTCTGCTGCACGGCAATAATTCCCTCAAAGGCAAACGCAAAGTGGCCCTGAGCCTGAAACAAAAAATCCGTAACAAATTCAACGTGGCGGTCTCCGAGGTGGAGGCGCAGGACGTACACGGCCGCCTGGTGCTGGCCGTGGTCACGGTGGCCAATGAGACCCGAAAGGTGGAAAGCCGCCTGGCCAAAACCCTGGCCATGGTGGAGGCCATTTCCCCCGCCGAATTGGTCCGCTGCGAAACGGAAGTATTTTCTGGGGAATAA